CGCCGATCGCTCTGTCGTCGAGCCAACTTACGGCACCGATGTCTCTGCCCCATAGGCGGACGGTCGCATCCGTCATTGCTCATCCTCCTCGCCCCACGCCCAGTCGCTGGCTTTGGGGGCCTCCGTCTGAGTTCGTGCGCGACGCCGCTCGTGGCCTTCATTTTGAACCCGCTCGACCGGCCGAACATCTGGGTTGGGGAGAATATCGAGAAGGCGGTCGCCCAGGTCGAGTGCTCTTAAGACGCGGAGAAGGGTATCGAGAGAACTGTTCCGGCCGGCCTCCAGCCGCTTGATGCTGGGAAGCGAGGTTCCGGCCTCATGCGCCAACCTTGCTTGGGTTAGGTTGCGGCTGAGACGAACTCTCGCCAAACGCATTCCTAAATCCCGCATGGCGCTTTCGACGCTCCCTGACTTTGGCGCTACGTTAGGGATCATAGATGAACTCATATCGGCGGATGGTGCGCCAATAGTATCAAATATGATCCCTTTTTCAAAGTAGCATGAATGCCTTCATAGGATCGCTAGTGATACCTAATAGCATGAATTTGCTTTTAAGGGGTCATAAATGATGCGTTACCATAACGGATGAAGCGGCAGGACGAGTGGCGCGGCGATCAAACGTGGTCGGGGTGGTCAACCGACCGGGATCGGGTTGTCGACGAGCGACTGGTTAAAGCGGGCAATCAGCGCGTACTCGCCGGTACCCGGGTTGTCGCGCAGCGCGCGGATGCCGTCGACGATGATTTCTTCCTCGTCGGTGCCCAACTGGCGCATCGTGTCTTCGATGTAGGCCTCCAGCGGCATGGCGCGCGGGTCGTCGCTCTTGTAGATGAGGTCGGTGTTGACCCACGGCGGCGCGATTTCGATGACCTTGACGCGGGTGTCCCGCAAGGCGAAGCGCTGCGTCTGCGTATACGAGTGCAGCGCCGCCTTGCTGGCGGAGTAGACCGCGTTGCCGGCCAGCGGCATGAAGGCCACGACCGAGGTGTTGTGGATGATGGCCGCCGACGGCTGCGCCTTGAGGTGCTCGATGAGCGCCGAGGTCATGCGGATGGGGCCGAGGAGATTGGTCGTCAGGATGGTGAGGCTGACGGCGTCGTCGATCTCGGCGGCCGGATCGTCGAACGGCATCAGACCGGCGTTATTGATGAGGACGTTGAGCGTCGGGTGAGTGCTCATCAGCCACTCGGACACCGACTTGATGCTCTCCGGCGAGGTGATGTCGAGCTCGATGCCCTGCATGCCGGGGTTGGCCGCGGTGACCTCGTCGAGCAGTGCCTTGCGGCGACCGCTGATGATGACCTGGTTTCCGAGGCGGTGGAACGCCTCGGCAAGGCCACGGCCGATGCCGGACGTGGCGCCGGTGATGAAGATGGTGTTTCCCGACAACTGCATGATGTGCTCCGGACAAGGAAGGGAAGGGCGACCACCCGTGGTCGCCGCCTCGCCTTGTTGTATGGACGCCATCGGCTTCGTCACATGACGGATCGGCACCTTTTCCGGACGACTCTCGCGTCAGTCGGCGGTGGTGTCCTGGTCCGCCCGGCTCCGCCGGCGCAGTTCGGTCGGCGCCGTCCCCTGCCAACGCACGAAGGCCCGTCGCATCCGCTCGGTATCGCCGAAGCCCGTGTCACGGGCGATGGTCTCCATCGCCAGCGTGCCCTGCGTGATGAGCATCCGCGCCTGCTCCATGCGCAATGCGGCCACCGCTTGCGCCGGCGTCTGTCCGGTCTCCGCGCGAAAAGCCCGGGCAAAGTGACGGGGGCTCAGGTGGGCGACGGTCGCCAGCTCGGCGACGCTGAGCTCGTTTCGCAGGTTGCGCCGGGCATAGGCGAGGCTCGCCTGGATCCTGTCGCTTCTCGCATCGATGTCCAGGAGGGTCGAGTGCTGCGATTGGCCGGGGGCGCGTCGGTGGTGGAGCACCATTCCCTTCGCGATCATGGCGGTCAGCTCGCGGCCGTGGTCCTCCTCGACGAGCCCGAGGGCGAGGTCGATGCCGGCGGACATGCCCGCCGACGACCAGATGCGACCGCTCTGCACGTAGATGCGGTCGAGGTCGACCGTGCACTTCGGATACCGCGCGCGCATGCGGTCGCCGAAATTCCAGTGGGTCGTCGCTTTCTTTCCGTCCAGCAGTCCCGCGTCGCCGAGCACGAAGCTGCCGAGGCAGATGGATGCGATGCGCCTCGTGCGCGCACTCGTGTCGACCAGGAAGTCCGACACCGCCGGGTCGTGCTCCGGGATATCGATGCCGACGCCAACGAGAAGGGTGTCGAAACCGGTGTCGACGAGCGGGGCGCACGTCACCTCCTGGCCAAACGAACCCCTTACCGACCTGCCTCCGTTGCCGAGCACCTCGAGGTCATACAGGCGCTTGCCCGCTTCGCGGTTGGCGACCTCGAACACGGAGAAAGCGGCGAAACACAGCACCTGGAAATCCGGATAGACGATCATCCCCACCCGCTGCATCGACGACACCTCTCTTTGGAACCGCCAAGATTAACATTCGCCGCGCACACCCCTTGCGAGGGACGCGTGTGTTTCAGCCAACGTACGCGGTCCTTGTCCGTATTTGATGGTATTTCGACCGTCCGATTGTGAAGGCCTTGGGTACTCTCTCAAGGAAAAGGCCCGAAGGGTATCGATGAAGCCGGCGGCGGCGCTCTCGCTCCCCTCATCCGGAATCGGTCCCGGAAAGCGATCTTGGTCCCGTGGTCCGCGATCGACCACGTGTGACTTCCATGAAACAGCATTCGGTGAGGCAGCGGTGGCTTTGCATGTTTTGCACGGCGTGGGATGCCCATCCCGTGCGCCCGACCAAACCAGGGGTGGGCTGACGAGCCGTCAGTACGATGTGGCACTCGCCGGCATCGAACGACAGGTCGGGCGCGCCATCTCCGTCGCCGAGCTCGCGCGCGCATGTGGGCTCTCGAAGAACCATTTCTCGAGGGCATTCCGCAAAACGCACGGCGTTTCGCCACGCGAGTGGCTGATCCGGCGGCGCATCGAGCGGGCCAAGGCGCTCCTTGTGGGGTCCGATCTTCCTCTTGCCGACATCGCGCTCGATTGCGGCTTTTGTGAGCAGAGCCACTTTTCCCGCCAGTTCACGAAGGTGGTCGGTGCGACCCCAGGCGCATGGCGCCGCGCCGCCCGGATCGGGGGATGCGCGTGAAGTCTCCGGCGGTCACCAACGACATGCTTCACGAACTCTCCCCGGAGAGCATCCTTCTTTTCGGGCCCAATGCCCCATCTGGAAACATCGCATGCTGAATAACACCTATCGCGCCGCGCAGGTCACGGCGCCTGGCGTCCTGGACATGGTGACCCGCGATCTGCTCGAGCCCGCGCCCGGGTTCGTGCGTATCCGCGTGGAGGCGTGTGGCGTCTGCCACTCCGACGCCGCGACCGTCGATGCGGTCTTCCCGATCGCGTTTCCCCGCGTTCCAGGCCACGAAGTCATCGGCATCATCGACGCCGTAGGGGAGGGGGTGGCCGGCTGGCGCATCGGTCAGCGTGTCGGTGTCGGTTTTCTTGGCGGCGCCTGCGGATGGTGCGAGATGTGTCACGAGGGCGACCTCGTGAATTGCCGCAACCAGGAAATCACCGGAGTCCATCTCGACGGAGGATATGCCGAGTCGATGCACGCAAGGCCAGCGGCGCTCGTCGCGATTCCCGATGAATTCGAGCCGGAGGAGGCCGCGCCACTGCTCTGTGCGGGCCTGACCACGTTCAACGCGATCCGCAAGTCGCCGGCGCGTGCAGGTGACCGGCTCGCCGTCCTCGGCATCGGTGGACTGGGGCACCTCGCGCTGCAATATGCCCACACGATGGGTTTCGACACCGTCGCCATCGGCCGGGGCGCGGACAAGGAAGACCTCGCACGGTCCTTGGGTGCCAACCATTACATCGATGGCGACGCTGTCGATGTGGCCGATGCGCTGATGGCGCTCGGTGGCATGCATGTCGTGATCGCCACCGCCCCCGGCGCGAAGGCCATTTCCGCATGCCTGAGGGGATTGCGGGAGCGCGGACGGCTGGTCGTCGTGGCGGCGGCCCACGAGCCGATCGAGATCTCCGCATCGGACCTCATCTTCGGTGGACGTGGCATCGACGGGTCCCTGACCGGTGACATCGCCGCCACCGAGGCGACCCTGGCTTTCAGCCGCCAGGCGAGCGTACGACCCGTGATCGAAACCATGCCCCTCGAAAACGCACCGGAGGCGTACGCCGCGATGATGGCCGGCAAGGCACGCTTCCGCATCGTGCTCACGATGGGCAAGCGTGCTTGACCGTCGCTTTCCGTCCTGGGGTTTTTTCATGAACAAGATGGCCGAAGACATCATCAACGCCCATGGCGGACTCGATACCTGGCGAACGTTTCGTCGTGTCAGCGCCACCCTCGACCAGGGCGGCGCACTCTGGGGGCTCAAGGGTAAGGCCGGCATCCTCGACCGGACAAGGGTGACCGTCGCAACGGACACGCAGTGGGCATCGCATGCGCCGTTCGGAGCGATCGCCGCCCGCAGCGACTTCACGACACGTCGCATCGCACTCCTCGATGCGCAGGACCGCATCGTCTCGGCTCTCGACGAGCCGCGCGACTCGTTTCGGGGGCATGCGCTCGACACGCCCTGGGACGACCTGCAGCTCGCGTTCTTCGCGGGCTGCGCCATGTGGACCTACCTCAACACCCCCTTCCTCCTTGCCTGGGACGGCGTCGAATGCGTGGACGCGGGCGAGTGGGTCGAAGACGGCGAGACCTGGCGCAAGCTGTCCTTGCGCTACCCGGACACGCTCGAAGTCTTCAGCAAGGTGCAGGCCCTCTATGTCGGTGCCGACCACCTCGTTCGCCGCCTCGACTACGACGTGGAAATCGCGGGCAACACGCCAGGGGCCCACTATGTCTCCGACTACATCACGGTCTCGGGCATCGCGTTCCCGACGAAGCGTCGCATCTACCCGCGTGGGCCGGACGGGCAGCGCATCCCGGAACCCCTGGTCGTCTCCATCGACCTCTCCGACATCAGCGTTGGCTGAGGGAGGCGGGGGATCGGGCGTCGCGTGTGTTTCGCCTCAGGCGGCGAAACCACCATCGATGAGCAGGTTGGCTCCGGTGATGTTTCCCGCTTCCGGACCGGCGAGATAGGCGACGAACCCCGCGATCTCTTCCGGGCGTCCATACCGGCCGATGGCAAGCATCGGCAGCAGGGTGTCCGCCATGGGACCGCTCGCGGGGTTCATGTCGGTGTCCACGGGACCCGGTTCGACATTGTTGACCGTGATGCCGCGCGGACCCAGGTCCCGCGCGAGGCCCTTGGTCAGTCCCCGCAGGGCCGCCTTGGTCATGGCATACACGGCCCCGCCGGCGAACGGCATGCGGTCGGCGTTGGTGCTCCCGATATGGATGATGCGACCGCCGTGCGTCATCGCGCGTGCGGCCGCGCGGCTTGCGATGACGGCGGCCCGGACGTTGACGGCGAGAAGCCGGTCGAGCTCGTCGGTCGGGAAGTCCTCGATCGCGCCCGGAACGAAGAGGCCTGCGCTGTTGACCAGGATGTCGAGGCCGCCGAGTGCCTGGACGGTCGTTTGCACGGCGTTTTCGATGGCGACTTCGCTGGCGCTGTCGGCTTCGATGGCCATGGCCTGGCCGCCGGCGCCCTTGATGTCGTCGACGACCGCCTGGGCGGCGTCGGCACCACGCACATAGGTCAGCGCGACGGCCGCGCCGCCTGCCGCAAGCCGACGCGCAATCGCCGCGCCGATGCCTCGTGAGCCGCCGAGGACGAGGGCGGTCTTGCCGGAGATGGAATTCGTGTCGGTCATGGACGTGAGCCGCTAGGGAAGGTTGTCACAGTGTGCAGGCGGACCGTCGCCGCCGGTAGGGCACGGACGGTCGTTTCATTCGATCCATACGCTTTACAATCGGCCATGGACACCCTCAACCGCATCGCGTCGTTCCTGCGCGCCGCCGAACTCGGCAGCTTTGCCGCGGCGGCCCGCGCTCTCGGGGTCACGCCGGCGGCGGTCGGCAAGAACGTGGCAGGGCTCGAGAGCGACCTCGGCGTGCGGCTCTTCCAGCGGAGCACGCGTCATCTGTCGCTGACCGAGGCGGGCGAGACGTTCCGCCTGGAGGCGCAGGGCAGCCTCGACCACCTGAATGCGGTCATCGCCAACGCGAGGGCTCGGACCTCTGGCCCGGCCGGGATCCTTCGCGTTGCTCTTCCCAACGCCTTCGGTCGCGACTACATCGTCCCGATGCTGCCGGGCTTCCTGCAGGCCTACCCGCGCGTCACGCCGGACTGGCGATTCGACAACCGGCCGGTCGACCTCATCGCCGACGGCTTCGACGTGGCCATCGGAGGCGGGTTCGACCTTCGCCCCGGCCTCGTCGCCCGCGCGCTGGCACCGGCCCACCGCATCCTCGTCGCCTCGCCGACCTTCGTCCGCGACCATGCCGTCGTCCGTACCCCCGGCGATCTGGCAAACCGCCCCGGCATCCTCATCCGCTCCCCGCAAACGGGTCGCGTGCGTGACTGGATGTTGACGAACGCCGGAGGCGAGGCGGCACCCATCGCCCTCGAGCGGCGTGTCCTCTTCGACGACCCCGATGCGGCGGCACGTGCCGCGGCCCTCGGCCTGGGCATCGCGTTGGTCTCGGTCCAGTCCGCGCTGCCCTGGATCGAGCGCGGTGAACTGCAGCGCGTGCTGCCCGACTGGTGGGTGGACGGCGGCAACCTCTCGCTGTATTTCGCCGCCCAGGCGCTGTTGCCGGAAAAAACACGCGCCTTCATCGACTACGTCGTCCGCCAGTTCGACCTCCAGGGACTCAGCCAACGGTTTTCCACCCGGCACGGCTGATCCGCGCTTTTGCCGAAGCGGCGAGCATGCCTTATCCGAAGAACACGGGATGCCTGGCGACGGAAGCCATGGCCCGTGTCCGAAGCCACCACCGACGAACCGCTGCTCGCCACGTGGGCCATCGGCGTGGGCATCCAAACCCGTGTCCATCGACGATCGTCCGGCAGACCCTGCCGTCCCGTTGAGGCGGGGTATTCGAACCTCCCGCGTGGACAAAAAAGTGTCACATATCGACCCCGGCTGACATAACTGGATCATGCATTGCTGTGACGTGCATCGCACTTTTTCGGCAAGTCGCCTTATGCGGGCCTTACAGAAGGTCCCAGGTTGGCATGAATCATGCGAAGGCCGTGCGCTACGAGCGTTGGGGCTCGGTCATGTCATCCATCGGGGAAATTCGTTTTGAATAAGGTCTTCAGCATTGTGTGGAGCCGCGCGCTGCGGCAATTCGTCGTGGCGTCGGAGCTGGTCACCCACGCCGGCAAGGGAGCACGGGCCTCGGGGGGGAGCGCTTCGTCGGGCGCGCTCGGTTCGCGTCGCGCGCTGGTGCTGGCCCTTGGCCTGGTCACGGCGTCCGGTGCGATCGCCCACACCACGTCCATCGGCTATGCCAATGCGGGCAACAACTCGCTGTCGTTCTACTACGGCACCTACCATTCCTCATCCGAAACGACCTATACGGAAGGCTCGTTGCACCTGACCAGCACCGCGGGCTTCGACCAGACCGTGTCGTTCAGCATCCTCACGTCAAACAAGCCCGCCGGGCTCGTCGACGGAGATACCAACTTCTATTCGAACGGGACGCAGCTCGTCGGAACGCCGACGTACTCCATCGCCAACTGGCAGGGCGTCACGTTCAACAACCTGGTGCATGGCACCTACACCTTCACGTACGTGCCGATCGCCAACCCGACGCAGGTCTGGGCGCCGATCGACAGCGTCATCCTGTCGAACACCATCACCATCATCAACGCCGACCTGAGCACCGCGCATCGCATCGTCGCGGGTGAGGTCGTCGACCAGACCTATGCCACCGATCCGGTCATCCTCGACGGCGGCAAGGTGCGGAACACGGCCGACGGTACGCTTACCCAGGAGGTCAGCATCACCGGCAACAACGGCACGTTCGACACCAACGGCCACACCCTGACCCTGACCGGCGAGATGGACGGCCGCGGCGCGCTCATCAAGGAAGGCGAAGGCACCCTGAACCTGCGTGGCGACAACACCTCCGTGGGCGAGATCGACCTCAACGGCGGCAACGTCAACGTGTTGTCCGACGCCGCGCTGGGCGACGTCAGCAACGACCTCAAGTTCAACGGCGGCACGCTGCAGTGGGGCGCGCAGTTCGACCTGAACGCGGGCCGCGACATGTCGCTCGGTGCCAACGGCGGCACGCTCGACCTGCAGGGCTTCGATACGAACGTCGCCAACGTCATCACCGGCACGGGCTCGCTGACCAAGACCGGCACGGGCACGCTGACGGTTTCGGGCGCCAACACCTATACCGGCGGCACGAACGTCGCCCAGGGCGACGTCGTGGTCGCCAACACGGGCGCGCTCGGCACGGGCGTGCTGACCGTCAACACCGGTTCCACCGTGTCGATGAACAATGCGGCCCAGACCGTGGCGGGCCTGGCCGGCGGCGGTAGCATCGCGCTCGACGGCACGGCGCTCACGCTCAACGGCACGGGCACGAACACCACGTTCGGCGGCGAGCTTTCGGGTACCGGCGGCCTCGTCAAGAACGGTTCGGGCACGCAGACCCTGTCCGGCGCCAACACCTACACCGGCGGCACGACGATCAATGGCGGCACGCTCGCCATTTCGGCCGACAACAACCTCGGCGCCGCCAGCCCCGTCACCTTCGGCGGCGGCACCCTGGAAACGACCGCGACGATGACCACCGGCCGCGACCTGCTGCTGTCGGGCAACGGCACGCTGAACACCGACGCGGGCACCACGTTGACCGCGACGGGCGACGTCAGCGGCAACGGCGGCCTCACCAAGTCGGGCCAGGGCAGCCTGGTGGCCAGCGGCGTGCTGTCGCAGAGCGGTGGCGTGACCAATACCGCCGGCACGTTGTCGCTCACCGGCAACAACACCTACACGGGCGGCACGCACATGAACGGCGGCACGATCGTCGTCGGCGGCGATGCCAACCTGGGTGACGCGAGCAGCCCGCTCACCTTCGGCGGCGGCGCGCTGGAATTGACCAACGGCTTCGATACGTCGCGCAACATCACCATGATGGGCACGGGTACGGTCCGGGTCGACCAGGGCGAGGCCAACCTCGACGGTCCGATCAATGGATCGGGCGTGTTGACGGCGGCCGGTCCGGGTAGCGTCTCCATCAACGGTCCGGTCACGGGGCAGGTGGGCCTGGCGGTGTCGCAGGGCGTGCTGGCCGTCACCGGTAACAACAGCTACACCGGCGGTACGTTCGTCAGCGGCACGGGCACCCTGGTGGTGTCCGATGACGCGAACCTCGGCGACGTGTCCGGCGCGCTCGACGCCAACGGCGGCAACATCGTCACCACGGGCGACTTCGCCAGCGCCCGCACGATCAACACCCACGGTGCCGGCCTGCAGTGGTCGGCCGACAACGGCGGCAACACGGTCCTGTCCGGCACCATCCAGGGCAACGGCGGCGTGAGCGTCACCGGCTCGGGCACGACGGTGCTGAGCGGCGCCAATACCTATGCGGGCGGTACCGCGATCCATGGCGGCACGTTGCAGCTCGCCGCCGATGCCAACCTCGGCGCGGCGAACGGCGGGCTGCTGCTGGACGGCGCGACGCTGCACACCACGGCCGACCTGTCCACCAGCCGTGCCGTCACGGTCATGAACGGCTCGTCGCTGTCGACCGACTCGGGCACCACGTTGACGGCGTCCGGCCCCATCGGCGGCGACACCCTGGTCAAGACGGGTGAAGGCACGCTGGTCCTGGACGGCGCGAACACCTACACCGGTGGCACGGTCATCCAGCAGGGCACGCTCCAGGTCGGCAGCGACGCCGCACTCGGCGCGGCCGCCGGCGGGCTGACCCTGCAGGGCGGCACGCTGCACACCACGGCCGACATGGCCTCGGCTCGCGATCTCTCGCTGGCCGGCGGCGACATCGCGGTCGACGCGGATACCACGTTCACCACCTCCGGTGGCGCGACCGGACCGGGTGGTCTGATCAAGAACGGCGAGGGTACGCTCGAGATCGACGGCGTCGCGGCGCATACGGGCGGTACCACGGTCAACCAGGGTACCCTCGTGCTCACCGGCAACAACACGTACACCGGTGGCACGACGCTCAACGGCGGTACGCTGCAGGTCGGTAGCGACGCGAACCTCGGCGCCGCATCCAGCGGCCTGGTCTTCAACGGCGGCACGCTGCACGCGACCGGCAACGTCGCCGGCAACCGCGCGGTGACGCTCGACGCGGATGCGCAGATCCAGACCGACGCGGGCGCCTCCTTCGCTACCGCCGGTGTCGTATCGGGTGCGGGCGGCATCGTGAAGTCCGGCGAGGGCACGCTCGTGCTGTCCGGTACCAACACGTACGCGGGCAATACCACGCTGGATGAAGGCACGCTCGAGATTTCCGCGGATGCCAACCTGGGTGCGCCGGGCTCCTCGCTGGTGTTCAACGGCGGCATGTTGCATACCACGGCCAACCTCGCCAGCCAGCGCGCCCTCAACCTCGCGCAGACTGCCGTCGTCGCCACCGATGCGGGCACCGTCTTCAGCTCGACCGGTGCCGTGAGCGGCAACGGCGGTCTGGTCAAGAACGGCGCCGGTACGCTGGCCCTGGGCGGCACGCTCTCGCATGCCGGCGGCACCACGGTGAACGACGGCACGCTCGTGCTCTCGGGCAACAACAGCTACACGGGCGGCACGCAGCTCAACGGCGGCACGCTGAGCATCGCCAGCGATGCCAACCTCGGCGACGCGGCCAATGCGGTGACCTTCAACGGTGGCAACCTCACCACGACCGGCAGCTTCTCCACGGCGCGCAGCCTGGTGGTGACCGGTGCGGGCGGCTCGCTCACCACGGCCGCAGGCACCACGCTGACCCAGACCGGCACCATCAGCGGCAGCGGCAACCTCACCAAGCTCGGCGACGGCCTGTTCGTGGTCAGCGGCGCGAACACCTTCACCGGCAACACCTACATCGAAGGCGGCACGGTCCGCATCGACAACGGTTCGTCGCTGGGCTTCGGCGACATCTACCTGCAGGGCGGTACGCTGCAGACCTTCGCCACGCTCGGCACCGGCCAGAACGTGCTCGTCAGCGGCAGCTCGGGCGTGAACGTCACCGGCAACACGACGACCGTGCTCTCGGGCAACATCGACGCCGCGGGTGCGACGGGATGCTTCGTCAAGAGCGGTTCGGGTGCGCTGAGCCTCACCGGTCACGCCACGCTCGGCGCGGGCACCTGCGTGCAGGAAGGCCTGCTGCGCGCCAACGGCGCGTTGGACAGCGCCTTCGTCCAGGTGGATTCGGGCGCGGCCCTGCGCGGCATCGGCAAGGTCACGGGTCCGGTGAACGTCAGCGGACGCCTCGCTCCGGGTAATTCGCCGGGCACGCTGACCGTGGACGGCACGGTGACGATGAACGCCGGCAGCACCTTCGAAGCCGACATCGACGGCTACGGCACGGGCACCGGTCGGGGCAATTATTCGCGCCTGCTCGTGGTCGGCGCCGGCCATCAGTTCATCGCCAACGGCACGCTCGATCCGACGCTCCGCGGCATCACGGGTGATGCCAGCAACACGTTCACCCCGGTGTTGGGCGATTCGTTCCGCATCGTCACGGCCGAGGGTGGCATCGTCGGCCAGTTCGCCAATATCGCGCAGCCCGCGGAGGGCCTCCCGGCGAACACGCGTTTCCTGGCCTTCTACAACCTCGCCGGCAGCAACAGCATCGACCTGCGCGTGGTGCCTCGCGCCTATAGCGACTTCCTCGGTACGGGCGCCAGCAAGAACACGCTGGCCCTCGCCGGCGCGCTCGATGCCGCGATCGACGCCCAGGCGGCCGGCAACGGCACGGGTTACACCGGTGCGATCAACGCCATCGGTGCGCTCGGCACGGATCGCATCGCCGATACCGTCAAGGCGATGGCGGGTGAAGTGCACGCCGACCAGGCCGCCGCGGCTCGGGGCATGGGCCTCGCGCTCAACCGTGACGCGTTCGGTCACCTCGCCGTGGACGGCGTGGACCCGGCGAACAAGGTGTGGGCGAACGTCACCCAGGACGGCCAGCGCTTCGTCGCCGACCACCAGGGTTCGGGCTACAACACCAGCACGAGCCATGTCACGGGCGGCGTGGACCTCATCTCGAACGAGTCGACGGTGATCGGCGTGGGCGCGTCCCACGGCGAGAGCAACACCATCGCCACGGGCGGGGAGGGCACGATTCGCGGCAACGCCGGCATGATCTACGGCCAGCAGAA
This window of the Luteibacter aegosomatis genome carries:
- a CDS encoding GlxA family transcriptional regulator, with protein sequence MQRVGMIVYPDFQVLCFAAFSVFEVANREAGKRLYDLEVLGNGGRSVRGSFGQEVTCAPLVDTGFDTLLVGVGIDIPEHDPAVSDFLVDTSARTRRIASICLGSFVLGDAGLLDGKKATTHWNFGDRMRARYPKCTVDLDRIYVQSGRIWSSAGMSAGIDLALGLVEEDHGRELTAMIAKGMVLHHRRAPGQSQHSTLLDIDARSDRIQASLAYARRNLRNELSVAELATVAHLSPRHFARAFRAETGQTPAQAVAALRMEQARMLITQGTLAMETIARDTGFGDTERMRRAFVRWQGTAPTELRRRSRADQDTTAD
- a CDS encoding SDR family oxidoreductase, translating into MQLSGNTIFITGATSGIGRGLAEAFHRLGNQVIISGRRKALLDEVTAANPGMQGIELDITSPESIKSVSEWLMSTHPTLNVLINNAGLMPFDDPAAEIDDAVSLTILTTNLLGPIRMTSALIEHLKAQPSAAIIHNTSVVAFMPLAGNAVYSASKAALHSYTQTQRFALRDTRVKVIEIAPPWVNTDLIYKSDDPRAMPLEAYIEDTMRQLGTDEEEIIVDGIRALRDNPGTGEYALIARFNQSLVDNPIPVG
- a CDS encoding helix-turn-helix domain-containing protein, with the translated sequence MSSSMIPNVAPKSGSVESAMRDLGMRLARVRLSRNLTQARLAHEAGTSLPSIKRLEAGRNSSLDTLLRVLRALDLGDRLLDILPNPDVRPVERVQNEGHERRRARTQTEAPKASDWAWGEEDEQ
- a CDS encoding SDR family oxidoreductase translates to MTDTNSISGKTALVLGGSRGIGAAIARRLAAGGAAVALTYVRGADAAQAVVDDIKGAGGQAMAIEADSASEVAIENAVQTTVQALGGLDILVNSAGLFVPGAIEDFPTDELDRLLAVNVRAAVIASRAAARAMTHGGRIIHIGSTNADRMPFAGGAVYAMTKAALRGLTKGLARDLGPRGITVNNVEPGPVDTDMNPASGPMADTLLPMLAIGRYGRPEEIAGFVAYLAGPEAGNITGANLLIDGGFAA
- a CDS encoding LysR family transcriptional regulator, which encodes MDTLNRIASFLRAAELGSFAAAARALGVTPAAVGKNVAGLESDLGVRLFQRSTRHLSLTEAGETFRLEAQGSLDHLNAVIANARARTSGPAGILRVALPNAFGRDYIVPMLPGFLQAYPRVTPDWRFDNRPVDLIADGFDVAIGGGFDLRPGLVARALAPAHRILVASPTFVRDHAVVRTPGDLANRPGILIRSPQTGRVRDWMLTNAGGEAAPIALERRVLFDDPDAAARAAALGLGIALVSVQSALPWIERGELQRVLPDWWVDGGNLSLYFAAQALLPEKTRAFIDYVVRQFDLQGLSQRFSTRHG
- a CDS encoding alcohol dehydrogenase catalytic domain-containing protein — protein: MLNNTYRAAQVTAPGVLDMVTRDLLEPAPGFVRIRVEACGVCHSDAATVDAVFPIAFPRVPGHEVIGIIDAVGEGVAGWRIGQRVGVGFLGGACGWCEMCHEGDLVNCRNQEITGVHLDGGYAESMHARPAALVAIPDEFEPEEAAPLLCAGLTTFNAIRKSPARAGDRLAVLGIGGLGHLALQYAHTMGFDTVAIGRGADKEDLARSLGANHYIDGDAVDVADALMALGGMHVVIATAPGAKAISACLRGLRERGRLVVVAAAHEPIEISASDLIFGGRGIDGSLTGDIAATEATLAFSRQASVRPVIETMPLENAPEAYAAMMAGKARFRIVLTMGKRA
- a CDS encoding helix-turn-helix domain-containing protein, which codes for MALAGIERQVGRAISVAELARACGLSKNHFSRAFRKTHGVSPREWLIRRRIERAKALLVGSDLPLADIALDCGFCEQSHFSRQFTKVVGATPGAWRRAARIGGCA